CAAGCTGGCCACCGCCAAGAATTCCGATGCATTTACGCTTCATGATTTATCAATCCAGATTTTCGAATTTACATATTCTTGAAATGCGGACATGATACTTTTTGCCGAATCTCCAACATTTCTATCCCCAATTTTAACATCGTCGATACAAATCACCGGAAGAATTTCCTTATCTGTGGATGTAATGAATACTTCATCTGCCTGCAGTAATTCTGTAAATGAGACATTTCTTTCTTCAATGGAAAAATCATTTTTACAGATTGAAAGAATTAAATTTCTCGTAATACCCGATAATAAATTTTCTTTGGGAGTTACTAATCGATTATCTTTTATAAAAAAAATATTACTCGATGTGCATTCGAGCACAAGGTCATTTGCAATATATAAAACTTCACAAAATCCTTTCGGAGTGAACTCGTTAAGATACTTGATAGCATGAGTGTAGTTGATAGTCTTTGCAGTTGGAATGTCGCGAACATCTTGAACTGATCTAATTTTAATGCCAGTTGAATAAAGGGAGTTATCAATTTCATTCCGCGGATCGCAAGTAATAATTAAAGTTGGTTCTCCAAGCGATTTGCTGTTGATCCCAATTCCTCCGGTAACAACTATCCGAATACTTGATTCAGGAAAATTATTCTTCTTAACTAGTTCTTTGACAATATTGTTAATTTTATTTTTAGAGCGATTTATTTCCAATCCAATGAGTTTGGCAGAGTTGTAAAGTCTTTCAATATGATCAGACAAGTGAAATGGTATGCCAAAATAAGTTTTAAGGTAATCGAACACAGCAAATCCACGCAGAAGCCCA
This sequence is a window from Ignavibacteria bacterium. Protein-coding genes within it:
- a CDS encoding amino acid aminotransferase; this translates as MKLTRWAFDPLEQQIQDSYFDSVNRPIYFINNNFVEKKNAFIHVNDIGLLRGFAVFDYLKTYFGIPFHLSDHIERLYNSAKLIGLEINRSKNKINNIVKELVKKNNFPESSIRIVVTGGIGINSKSLGEPTLIITCDPRNEIDNSLYSTGIKIRSVQDVRDIPTAKTINYTHAIKYLNEFTPKGFCEVLYIANDLVLECTSSNIFFIKDNRLVTPKENLLSGITRNLILSICKNDFSIEERNVSFTELLQADEVFITSTDKEILPVICIDDVKIGDRNVGDSAKSIMSAFQEYVNSKIWIDKS